The proteins below come from a single Cylindrospermopsis raciborskii Cr2010 genomic window:
- the msrB gene encoding peptide-methionine (R)-S-oxide reductase MsrB: MSTEDTKFIIDKPDEEWKSILTPEQFQVLRKHGTERSHTSPLDKNYEPGTYVCAGCGQPLFTSDTKYNSGTGWPSFFQPIEGAISTTVDRSLFMTRTEVHCSKCGGHLGHVFNDGPQPTGLRYCMNGVSLNFQPV; this comes from the coding sequence ATGTCTACAGAAGATACAAAATTTATCATTGACAAACCGGACGAGGAATGGAAATCCATTTTGACACCGGAGCAGTTTCAGGTGCTGCGAAAACATGGGACAGAACGTTCCCATACTAGTCCCCTAGACAAGAATTATGAACCAGGTACTTATGTCTGTGCTGGTTGTGGACAACCCCTATTTACTTCTGACACCAAGTATAATAGTGGCACTGGTTGGCCCAGCTTTTTTCAACCCATAGAAGGAGCTATTTCCACAACCGTAGACCGATCCCTATTCATGACCAGAACGGAAGTTCATTGTAGCAAATGTGGTGGACATTTGGGACACGTCTTCAATGATGGACCCCAACCCACAGGTCTAAGATACTGTATGAATGGTGTTTCTCTAAACTTTCAACCTGTTTAG
- the surE gene encoding 5'/3'-nucleotidase SurE, whose translation MRLLVSNDDGVSALGIRTLANTLARAGHDVTVVCPDRERSATGHGLTLHHPIRAEIVEGVFDANIRAWACDGTPSDCVKLALWALLDSPPDLVLSGINQGANLGTEILYSGTVSAAMEGMIEGIPSIAFSLTSHTHKDFQPAAQFAQLLVDHLAPLPDLMLLNVNIPPLPWEEIAGVTLTRQGVRRYVDVFDKRVDPRGKTYYWLTGEVLEEVDPPAGLNLPKNFPTDVEVIRQNLISITPLQYNLTYAQGLDKLSILDLKLTKGN comes from the coding sequence ATGAGATTACTAGTTAGTAACGATGATGGCGTTTCTGCTTTGGGCATTCGTACTTTGGCTAACACTTTAGCCAGGGCGGGTCACGATGTAACTGTAGTATGTCCAGATCGAGAGCGCTCAGCAACGGGACATGGACTGACCCTACATCATCCCATTCGAGCAGAAATTGTGGAAGGGGTATTTGATGCCAATATACGAGCTTGGGCTTGTGATGGCACTCCCTCGGACTGTGTCAAGTTAGCACTCTGGGCATTATTGGATTCTCCTCCCGATTTAGTACTCTCTGGAATTAATCAGGGTGCCAATTTAGGAACGGAAATCCTTTACTCAGGAACCGTTTCTGCGGCCATGGAAGGTATGATTGAAGGTATTCCCAGTATAGCGTTTAGCCTCACCAGTCACACTCACAAGGATTTCCAACCAGCTGCTCAATTTGCCCAACTACTAGTTGACCATTTAGCACCCTTACCGGATTTAATGCTACTCAACGTGAACATTCCTCCCCTTCCCTGGGAAGAAATTGCCGGTGTCACCTTAACCCGTCAAGGAGTGCGTCGCTATGTTGATGTTTTTGATAAACGGGTAGACCCCCGTGGCAAAACCTATTACTGGTTAACAGGGGAAGTGTTAGAAGAAGTAGATCCACCTGCGGGTTTAAACCTACCTAAAAACTTTCCCACGGATGTAGAGGTCATCCGTCAAAACCTTATTAGTATTACTCCTTTACAGTATAATCTTACTTATGCTCAAGGTCTAGATAAGTTATCCATTCTGGATTTAAAGTTAACCAAAGGGAATTAA